A region from the Fusarium musae strain F31 chromosome 1, whole genome shotgun sequence genome encodes:
- a CDS encoding hypothetical protein (EggNog:ENOG41), with protein sequence MYAFLAPSSPPQDSGYGPSGSRSRRTGQNSSDDSGPLVPVVSTRYRVAYPDLRRWPLECLPGPDPEILVHHGQAIREAANTILSEHGLLEDLNTFAILTDYGTVEQPSCFADTSMQRTEDQPGTEEPTVTVILPWLLDSKAKWTSAVQAIAIRNKELLQGTKFEDTPPRIDFMASEIVGPIYLGVVKDRPDLLQDWDHIKRVVHKCLNTFDATRNFLTSMVLLRYGLSPNSNANPITVYISVNDRSDETQWDPILTNIEKSLEVIGWSDIRVHLEHNSPCLLPFELLDPKGRPEDIMDKISKNNLLIQGDYHDKVELGDDISISKDVVRDDGETCNSLCGTLGCYLEIKTKTNPQWTRVGLTNYHNVRPGFQGYTIKNINGESKTGPPSSNSQLLNVDQNGWKPGMAGDPTVFESPSRIKHNYTVWDLKQRIQEAKHIVQGDPSEENKKDLASLEGELQRKVDFFDQDKQLLGPLIAASGYGRRSTKNHRLDWALIEVPEHRQGSNCLPLKREWMKYPHHRLYRPDPKTYGQPLKNQAKSMLPLEDRASHLPRLDSNVWKLGTTTKLTAGQFSEFKNDVQLSEESHMSQALSNEYCFVYNNIVNQGPFSGHGDSGAVTFDEKGCIVGLLFRGQVPKQVNPGTRGLTYVTPIEDVFLDIKKFTKGTKCEIIDIRVAQ encoded by the coding sequence ATGTACGCCTTCTTAGCACCGTCCTCGCCGCCACAGGACAGTGGCTATGGGCCGTCTGGGTCACGATCCCGAAGAACCGGCCAGAACTCATCCGATGACTCTGGGCCTTTGGTTCCCGTAGTGTCCACGAGATACCGCGTTGCATACCCTGACCTCCGTCGATGGCCCCTCGAGTGTTTGCCAGGTCCTGATCCCGAGATTCTTGTCCATCATGGACAGGCGATCCGAGAAGCTGCCAACACTATCCTTTCTGAGCACGGTCTGCTAGAGGATTTGAACACTTTTGCTATCCTTACTGATTACGGTACGGTAGAGCAGCCTAGTTGCTTTGCAGACACCTCGATGCAAAGAACAGAAGATCAGCCGGGTACTGAAGAGCCTACGGTCACAGTCATCCTTCCTTGGTTACTTGATTCAAAAGCGAAATGGACTTCAGCGGTTCAGGCTATTGCCATTCGCAACAAAGAACTCCTCCAAGGCACCAAGTTTGAGGATACTCCTCCTCGTATCGATTTCATGGCATCTGAGATAGTCGGGCCCATCTACCTGGGTGTGGTAAAAGACAGGCCtgatcttcttcaagattGGGATCACATCAAGAGAGTTGTCCATAAGTGCCTCAACACATTTGACGCGACACGCAACTTCCTAACGTCCATGGTTCTATTGCGATACGGCCTTTCACCTAACTCTAATGCCAATCCTATCACGGTCTATATATCGGTTAATGACAGGTCAGACGAGACGCAATGGGATCCGATTTTGACCAACATTGAGAAATCGCTCGAGGTCATCGGATGGTCCGATATTCGTGTCCATCTTGAGCATAACTCACCATGTCTTCTCCCATTCGAATTGTTAGATCCTAAAGGCCGACCAGAAGACATCATGGACAAGATTTCCAAGAACAACCTATTGATTCAGGGAGATTACCATGATAAGGTCGAACTTGGTGACGATATTTCCATCTCTAAGGACGTTGTCCGCGACGATGGTGAAACCTGCAACTCTCTATGCGGCACCCTGGGTTGCTACCTCGAGATCAAAACTAAGACAAACCCGCAATGGACCAGGGTCGGCCTCACCAACTACCATAATGTTCGGCCTGGCTTCCAAGGCTATACTATTAAGAATATCAATGGGGAATCCAAGACTGGCCCTCCATCATCCAATAGTCAACTCCTTAACGTCGACCAGAATGGCTGGAAGCCTGGCATGGCTGGAGATCCAACTGTCTTTGAAAGCCCTTCTCGAATCAAACATAACTACACGGTATGGGATCTCAAGCAGAGGATCCAGGAAGCCAAACACATAGTGCAAGGTGATCCCTCCGAGGAAAATAAGAAGGACCTTGCTAGTCTAGAAGGAGAATTACAACGAAAGGTTGACTTCTTTGACCAGGATAAGCAGCTATTGGGCCCTCTAATCGCTGCTTCCGGCTATGGGCGAAGGTCTACCAAGAATCACAGACTTGACTGGGCATTGATTGAAGTTCCAGAGCATCGACAAGGTTCTAACTGCTTGCCCCTCAAGCGGGAGTGGATGAAGTACCCACATCATCGTTTGTACCGTCCAGATCCTAAGACATATGGCCAGCCCTTGAAGAACCAAGCAAAGTCCATGCTGCCTCTTGAAGATCGCGCAAGTCACTTACCTCGTCTCGACAGCAATGTCTGGAAACTCGGCACTACGACCAAACTCACTGCTGGCCAGTTCAGTGAGTTCAAGAACGATGTCCAGCTATCTGAGGAGAGCCATATGTCACAGGCGTTATCGAATGAGTATTGTTTTGTGTATAACAACATTGTTAATCAAGGTCCATTCTCTGGGCATGGCGACTCGGGTGCGGTTACCTTTGACGAGAAGGGATGCATTGTTGGCTTGTTGTTTAGAGGGCAAGTGCCTAAGCAAGTGAACCCAGGTACGAGGGGGCTGACCTATGTCACGCCCATCGAGGATGTCTTTTTAGACATCAAGAAGTTCACCAAGGGCACTAAGTGTGAAATCATTGATATCCGTGTTGCCCAGTGA
- a CDS encoding hypothetical protein (EggNog:ENOG41) — protein sequence MIETTLTAEKDINMLSRWERRALIEDWMKRHEEEQTDVLFEAMDDVEEQRRNINRVHDGVHQRTLVQAEVIGLTTTSLAGRIDMLRSLKCKVVIYEEAGEVKEADIISALMPGVEHLIQIGDHKQLRPQINNFNLSLESTSGQKWQLDRSQFERWAEGEPGLLPAPFAQLDVQRRMRPEASCLIRGVYPDLKDHQNVQNLPDVVGMLNNVFWLDHSHEEDNGGDGTRVRSHSNRWETDMATALIRHLVRQGKYRAEDIALLTPYMGQLQQLKAALSSDFEICLSDRDRDQLAQEDFTDDLSANKTVEKKRLLQTIRLATADNFQGEEAKVIVVSLVRSNPERNVGFLRTENRINVLLSHVKHGMYLIGNAETYLNVPMWADVHEILTDANAVGRELKLCCPRHPATPIACSEP from the coding sequence ATGATTGAAACAACTCTAACAGCTGAGAAGGATATCAACATGCTCTCTCGTTGGGAGCGCCGTGCTCTCATTGAAGACTGGATGAAACGACATGAGGAAGAGCAGACAGATGTTCTTTTCGAAGCGATGGACGATGTCGAAGAGCAGCGGAGGAACATCAACAGGGTTCATGACGGTGTCCACCAGCGAACTCTCGTCCAGGCTGAGGTAATTGGCTTGACTACCACATCACTGGCGGGCCGAATCGACATGCTCCGAAGTCTGAAATGCAAGGTCGTCATTTATGAGGAGGCAGGTGAAGTCAAAGAGGCTGATATCATATCTGCTTTGATGCCTGGAGTTGAGCACTTGATCCAGATTGGAGATCACAAACAACTCCGACCTCAGATCAACAACTTTAACCTGTCGCTTGAGTCAACCTCCGGACAGAAATGGCAACTTGATCGCAGCCAGTTCGAAAGATGGGCTGAGGGCGAGCCCGGTCTTTTACCAGCGCCATTCGCACAGCTCGACGTCCAGAGACGAATGCGGCCTGAAGCCTCGTGCCTGATCCGAGGAGTGTATCCCGATCTTAAAGATCACCAGAATGTTCAAAACCTCCCAGATGTGGTCGGTATGCTAAACAATGTGTTCTGGTTGGACCACTCTCACGAGGAGGATAATGGCGGAGATGGCACTCGTGTTCGATCCCACAGCAATCGATGGGAGACTGACATGGCTACGGCTCTCATCCGTCACTTGGTTCGACAAGGTAAGTACCGAGCCGAGGACATCGCTCTCTTGACGCCATACATGGgccagcttcagcaactCAAAGCTGCTCTGAGTAGCGACTTTGAGATCTGTCTTAGTGACCGCGACCGCGATCAGCTGGCGCAAGAAGACTTTACAGACGACTTGAGCGCCAACAAgactgttgagaagaagaggttgttACAGACCATTCGGCTTGCAACTGCCGATAACTTCCAAGGagaggaggccaaggtcaTTGTTGTGTCTCTGGTTCGTAGCAATCCCGAGCGAAATGTCGGTTTCCTTCGAACTGAGAATCGTATCAACGTTCTTCTCAGTCATGTCAAACATGGAATGTATCTGATTGGCAATGCTGAGACTTACCTCAACGTTCCAATGTGGGCGGACGTCCACGAAATACTTACAGATGCCAATGCTGTTGGCAGGGAGCTCAAGCTTTGCTGTCCTCGCCATCCCGCGACCCCGATCGCTTGCTCTGAGCCATAA
- a CDS encoding hypothetical protein (EggNog:ENOG41) has translation MCLLILRSLRTRVLSNLRKRLVSTQANVVAWQVLFTREYSLIEGPPGTGKSYLGVQLLRVLLEAKQKAHMGPLLIICYTNHALDQFLKHLLDVGINRIIQVGGRSVAPELEGLNLRVVSKETQKAVGERMTLASAFTQKDSSAYTAEEAVNSLRLRRNGPSWELLGDFLLEDNSEIYEQFADTANELTGEDGDPLLMWLAGGDADI, from the exons ATGTGTCTCTTGATCCTGAGGAGTCTGAGAACTAGAGTATTGAGTAACTTGAGGAAGCGACTGGTCTCGACGCAGGCCAATGTCGTGGCTTGGCAGGTGCTCTTTACTCGGGAGTACTCACTCATTGAAGGCCCTCCTGGAACAGGAAAGTCGTACCTCGGTGTCCAACTTTTGAGAGTTCTTCTGGAGGCAAAGCAAAAGGCTCACATGGGACCGCTCCTCATCAT CTGTTACACAAACCATGCCCTGGATCAATTTCTCAAacatcttcttgatgtcgGCATTAATCGCATCATTCAAGTTGGTGGCCGCAGCGTCGCACCAGAACTCGAAGGCCTCAACCTTCGCGTAGTCAGCAAAGAAACTCAAAAGGCAGTCGGCGAACGCATGACTCTTGCCAGTGCGTTTACTCAGAAGGACTCCAGCGCATATACCGCCGAGGAGGCCGTGAACTCTCTACGCCTTAGACGAAATGGTCCGAGCTGGGAATTGCTTGGCGATTTCTTGCTGGAGGACAATTCTGAAATCTACGAGCAGTTCGCAGATACAGCGAATGAGCTGACGGGTGAGGATGGTGATCCTCTGTTGATGTGGCTTGCTGGAGGAGACGCAGACATTTAA
- a CDS encoding hypothetical protein (EggNog:ENOG41) encodes MGLFGRREPSPEPIREEPPRKHGLFSSSSRHEPTSTRTSTSSHHRHSRGSASSYDRRHSRSSSRSPSRRTSNGGGFLSRLGGNRNEHDPAVLEARERVHDAERAEREADRALEEARLSVREAREHVKRLEVEAKEDSRRAKVKQTQAKEMSKMGRSLGQRQAMDTKDPPKQ; translated from the exons atgggtcTCTTTGGTCGTCGTGAACCCTCCCCAGAGCCAATCCGCGAGGAACCCCCCCGCAAGCAcggcctcttctcctcctcatcccgCCACGAGCCCACATCCACACGAACATCCACATCCTCTCACCACCGTCACTCCCGCggctcagcctcctcataCGACCGTCGACACTCGCGCTCCTCATCCCGCTCCCCGTCTCGTCGTACCTCCAACGGCGGCGGCTTCTTGTCTCGTCTAGGTGGAAACCGCAACGAGCACGACCCTGCTGTTCTTGAGGCGAGAGAGCGAGTTCATGATGCTGAGAGGGCGGAACGTGAGGCTGATCGTGCGTTGGAGGAGGCGAGACTTAGTGTGAGGGAGGCGAGGGAGCATGTTAAGAGGTTGGAGGTTGAGGCGAAGGAGGATTCGAGGAGGGCTAAGGTTAAGCAGACTCAGGCTAAGGAGATGTCGAAGATGGGACGTTCTCTTGGAC AGAGACAGGCCATGGATACTAAAGATCCACCAAAGCAATAG
- the CWC25 gene encoding RNA-splicing factor (EggNog:ENOG41) has protein sequence MGGGDLNLKKSFHPALRRNQQAVWDEEQKALAERKRTKQRIEEIKEELKNEEVQRQLEAAGGKKRVDRVDWMYQGPNDGEGGTTEESEAYLLGKRRIDHLIKGTEHKKLEKEAGAESFMALQNANTARDTAAKIRDDPLLAIKRQEQAAYEAMMNDPIKRRQLLSSMGIDDEKKKKEKSRRREDRPDRHRRRHRHRSADPDDRHHRRRRSDSRSRSPRRRDDSREERHRRGRDDSREDRSRRRHDDSEDREPRREHRSRHERPRDERPRESRREFRRSYPDSRDRRPRYNEEDDKAKEEERQRKLAAMQSAATELDEDRAKRLTALEQQEAAAREADDKARERVGDRSFVNKLHQQAGHKGLADRMGGSRRGYQRDED, from the coding sequence ATGGGTGGAGGCGATCTTAACTTGAAGAAATCCTTTCATCCCGCGCTGCGGCGCAATCAACAGGCCGTCTGGGACGAAGAGCAAAAGGCCCTGGCCGAGCGCAAGCGAACAAAGCAACGCATCGAGGAAATCAAAGAGGAACTCAAGAATGAAGAAGTCCAACGACAGCTCGAGGCTGCAGGAGGGAAGAAACGCGTTGATCGCGTTGACTGGATGTACCAAGGCCCCAACGACGGAGAAGGCGGCACGACAGAAGAATCAGAAGCCTACCTGCTGGGCAAGCGGCGTATAGACCACCTTATCAAGGGCACAGAGCATAAGAAGTTAGAGAAAGAAGCGGGGGCCGAGAGTTTCATGGCGCTGCAGAATGCGAATACTGCGAGGGATACAGCTGCCAAGATTCGTGACGATCCGTTGCTGGCTATCAAGCGACAAGAACAAGCTGCCTACGAAGCCATGATGAACGACCCGATCAAGCGCCGACAATTACTGTCCTCGATGGGAAttgacgatgagaagaagaagaaggaaaagtcacggaggagagaagatcgACCCGACAGGCATCGAAGGAGGCATCGTCATCGCAGCGCGGACCCTGACGATAGACATCACAGACGACGACGTTCAGATTCGCGATCGCGAAGTCCACGACGTCGTGATGATTCGAGAGAAGAACGGCACAGGCGAGGCAGAGACGATAGTCGAGAAGATCGTTCGCGACGAAGACACGACGATTCAGAGGACAGAGAACCTAGACGTGAGCACCGCTCGCGCCATGAACGACCACGCGACGAGCGCCCCCGCGAAAGTCGAAGGGAGTTCCGAAGAAGCTACCCCGACTCTCGCGACAGGCGACCACGATACAACGAAGAAGACGATAAagccaaggaggaagagcgtCAGCGCAAGTTAGCCGCCATGCAGTCTGCGGCAACAGAGCTCGATGAAGATCGCGCAAAGCGTCTTACGGCACTGGAACAACAGGAGGCAGCGGCTCGCGAAGCAGACGACAAGGCACGAGAGCGCGTCGGCGATCGCAGCTTCGTGAACAAGCTACATCAACAAGCAGGCCACAAGGGTCTAGCGGACCGTATGGGCGGATCGCGTCGGGGATATCAACGAGACGAAGATTAG
- a CDS encoding hypothetical protein (EggNog:ENOG41~BUSCO:EOG09264YNR), translated as MPALCGGSKTVQRKLVLLYFPTVYEPTVFENYVHDIFVDNVHIELSLWDTAGQEEFDRLRSLSYDDTDLIMLCYSVDSKDSLENVESKWVGEIADNCPGTKLVLVALKCDLREQGEEEENESGEPREKRPTINYDQGLEVARRINALRYLECSAMKNRGVNEAFTEAARVALSVKKDREEGGCTVM; from the exons ATGCCTGCTCTTTGTGGAGGATCTAAAACTGTGCAGCGAAAGCTGGTGTTGCT CTACTTTCCTACTGTCTACGAACCCACCGTCTTTGAGAACTACGTCCACG ACATCTTTGTCGACAATGTGCACATCGAGCTATCCCTCTGGGACACAGCAGGCCAGGAAGAATTCGACCGACTACGCTCCCTATCCTACG ACGATACAGATCTCATCATGCTCTGCTACTCCGTCGACAGCAAAGACTCGCTCGAAAACGTCGAATCCAAGTGGGTAGGCGAGATCGCCGACAACTGCCCCGGCACCAAGCTCGTCCTCGTAGCACTCAAGTGCGACCTCCGCGAgcagggcgaggaggaggagaacgAATCGGGCGAACCTCGCGAGAAGCGCCCCACGATCAACTACGACCAGGGCCTCGAGGTGGCGCGCCGCATAAACGCCCTCCGGTACCTCGAGTGCTCCGCCATGAAGAACAGAGGCGTCAACGAGGCCTTCACCGAAGCGGCGCGCGTTGCGCTCAGCGTCAAGAAGGATCGTGAGGAGGGCGGATGCACGGTTATGTGA
- a CDS encoding hypothetical protein (EggNog:ENOG41~BUSCO:EOG09265D7J) has translation MSMFRAKKLDLGCFVNVRTLRDHTKRKVFEAHETERQALRYIIRNTTLPPRVRAEAQLQLTQMHCYTRPTQIRNRCIMGGQGRGVLSDFKMTRYNFRMEAMAGNLPGVKRASW, from the exons GTCGATGTTCCgcgccaagaagctcgatcTGGGCTGTTTCGTCAACGTCCGCACCCTGCGCGACCACACAAAGCGAAAGGTCTTTGAGGCCCACGAGACCGAGAG ACAAGCTCTCCGATACATCATCCGCAACACAACCCTCCCACCAAGAGTCCGCGCCGAGGCACAGCTCCAATTGACACAGATGCACTGCTACACTCGACCAACGCAGATCCGAAACAGATGTATCATGGGTGGTCAAGGACGTGGTGTGTTGAGTGACTTCAAGATGACTCGA TACAATTTCCGAATGGAGGCTATGGCTGGAAACTTACCTGGTGTGAAGCGAGCCAGTTGGTAA